One region of Gouania willdenowi chromosome 13, fGouWil2.1, whole genome shotgun sequence genomic DNA includes:
- the glod4 gene encoding glyoxalase domain-containing protein 4 codes for MSLRRALHFVFKVGDRTKTAKFYRDVLGMKILRHEEFEQGCKATCNGPYDGKWSKTMVGFGPEDDHFVAELTYNYGVGEYHLGNDFLGLTLQSSQAVRNAKNLGWPITKVEEALYLTHAPGGYPFYLIDMDQPTTDPVQKVCLGVSDLQRSVQYWTTLGMKVMEKTEGKKTVLMGFTDHQCKLELRDISGAVDHGTAFGRIAFSCPREQLPDIEASMKKENQKILTPLVSLDTPGKATVEVVILADPDGHEICFVGDEAFRQLSAVDPKGNELLDKAIAEDKSDEWFAKHNKQKATA; via the exons ATGTCTCTGAGGAGGGCTCtgcactttgtttttaaagtcggggATCGGACAAAAACAGCCAAGTTCTACCGAGATGTCCTGGGAATGAAG ATTTTACGACATGAAGAGTTTGAGCAGGGCTGCAAAGCAACGTGCAACGG ACCATACGATGGAAAATGGAGCAAGACGATGGTTGGCTTCGGTCCAGAGGACGATCATTTTGTCGCTGAACTCACCTATAATTATGGAGTGGGAGAATATCATCTTGGCAATGACTTTTTG GGACTCACTCTTCAATCAAGCCAAGCTGTAAGAAATGCCAAAAACCTTGGTTGGCCCATCACCAAGGTGGAAGAGGCGTTGTACCTGACCCATGCTCCGGGAGGTTACCCCTTTTACCTGATAGACATGGATCAGCCTACCACAG ATCCAGTGCAAAAGGTTTGTCTGGGAGTGTCTGACCTTCAGAGGTCTGTACAGTACTGGACTACACTGGGAATGAAGGTGATGGAGAAGACTGAAGGAAAGAAGACGGTGTTAATGGGATTCACAGATCATCAA TGTAAACTGGAGCTTCGTGATATCAGTGGAGCAGTCGACCATGGGACAGCATTTGGAAGAATAGCTTTTTCATGCCCacgagaacaa CTGCCAGACATCGAAGCCTCCATGAAAAAAGAGAATCAGAAAATTCTGACTCCCTTGGTGAGCCTTGACACTCCTGGAAAAGCCACTGTGGAAGTGGTTATATTAGCCGACCCG GACGGCCATGAGATCTGCTTTGTGGGGGACGAAGCGTTCAGGCAGCTGTCTGCTGTGGATCCCAAGGGAAACGAGCTCCTCGATAAG GCTATTGCTGAGGATAAAAGCGACGAGTGGTTTGCCAAACACAACAAACAGAAGGCGACTGCCTAA